From one Solanum stenotomum isolate F172 chromosome 12, ASM1918654v1, whole genome shotgun sequence genomic stretch:
- the LOC125849015 gene encoding chloride channel protein CLC-a-like: MEEPNGFAEVATINDMELEGQHNNEEERESTESNYLRNRTLSSTSVAIVGAKVSHIESLDYEINENDLFKHDRRKRSRVQTLQFVFIKWTLAFLVGLFTGGVATLISLSIENISGYKLRATVNYIDDKRYFMGFAFFAGANFLLTLVAAFITVYFAPTAAGPGVPEIKAYLNGVDTPNMFGATTLFVKIIGSIGAVSAGLDLGKEEPLIHIGSCIASLLGQGGSDSYKLSWHWLRYFNNDRDKRDLITYGSSSGVCAAFRAPVAGVLFALEEVATWWRSALIWRTFFSTAVVVVILRIFMDYCKSGSCGLFGRGGIIMFDVSDVIVRYHFVDIIPVVIIGVIGGLLGSLYNHVLHKVLRLYNLVNEKGKLHKLLLALSVSLFTSICIYGPPFLAKCKPCDSTLSDSCPGTGETGNFKQFNCPNGYYNDLATLLLATKEDAIRNIFSLNTGTEFQVISLLIFFLLYCILGVITFGIAVPSGLYIPIILMGSGYGRLLGIAMRPYTKIDQELFAVLGAASLMAGSMRMTVTVCVIFLELTNNLLLLPITMLVLLIAKSVADCFNPSIYEIILELKGLPFLEASPEAWMRNITVGELADVKPPVVTLEGIEKVRRIVEVLKYTTHNGFPVVDGVIPELHGLVLRTHLLLVLKKKWFLNERRRTEDWEVEEKFTWIDLAERWGKIEDIAVTKDEMEMYVDLHPLINTTPHTVVESLSVAKAMVAFRQVGLRHMIIVPKYQAAGVFPVVGILTRQDLRACNILNVFPHLAKSKSIKKGN; the protein is encoded by the exons ATGGAGGAGCCAAATGGATTTGCAGAAGTAGCAACAATAAATGACATGGAGCTGGAGGGACAACAcaataatgaagaagaaagagagtcGACAGAGAGCAATTACTTGAGGAACCGAACACTATCCTCCACTTCAGTAGCCATAGTGGGAGCTAAGGTCTCCCACATCGAAAGTTTGGATTATGA GATCAACGAGAATGATCTCTTCAAGCATGATAGGAGAAAAAGATCAAGAGTTCAAACATTACAGTTTGTCTTCATCAAATGGACACTCGCATTTCTGGTCGGCCTTTTTACCGGAGGTGTGGCCACCCTCATCAGTCTCTCAATCGAAAATATCTCTGGTTACAAACTCCGCGCTACTGTCAACTATATTGATGACAAAAG GTACTTTATGGGATTTGCATTCTTTGCGGGTGCTAACTTTCTGTTGACATTGGTAGCTGCCTTTATCACTGTTTATTTTGCACCTACGGCTGCCGGGCCTGGAGTTCCAGAAATCAAAGCCTATCTCAATGGTGTAGACACTCCCAATATGTTCGGGGCAACTACACTCTTTGTTAAG ATCATTGGAAGCATTGGTGCAGTTTCAGCTGGGTTAGATCTTGGGAAAGAAGAGCCACTGATTCACATTGGCAGTTGCATTGCTTCTTTATTAGGTCAAGGTGGATCAGACAGTTACAAACTTAGTTGGCATTGGCTCCGTTACTTCAACAATGATAGGGACAAGCGAGATCTCATCACATATGGCTCATCATCAGGTGTTTGTGCTGCTTTCCGTGCTCCAGTAGCTGGTGTTCTATTCGCGTTAGAGGAAGTGGCAACATGGTGGAGAAGCGCCCTCATTTGGAGAACTTTCTTTAGCACTGCTGTTGTTGTGGTAATACTAAGGATCTTCATGGATTACTGCAAATCTGGTAGCTGTGGACTTTTTGGAAGAGGGGGAATTATTATGTTTGATGTGAGTGACGTAATTGTGAGGTACCATTTTGTGGACATCATCCCTGTTGTAATTATTGGAGTCATTGGTGGTCTCCTTGGGAGCCTCTACAATCATGTCCTCCACAAGGTCCTCAGGCTCTATAATCTCGTTAACGA GAAGGGAAAATTACATAAGCTGCTTCTTGCTCTAAGTGTTTCCCTCTTCACCTCCATTTGCATATATGGACCTCCTTTTCTTGCCAAATGCAAGCCTTGTGATTCAACTCTATCAGATTCTTGTCCTGGCACTGGAGAAACAGGAAACTTCAAACAGTTCAACTGCCCAAATGGTTATTACAATGATCTGGCCACTCTTCTCCTTGCAACAAAGGAGGACGCTATCAGAAACATTTTCTCTCTGAACACTGGCACTGAATTTCAAGTCATATCacttcttatcttctttttgTTGTATTGCATCTTGGGAGTTATTACTTTTGGGATTGCTGTGCCATCTGGTCTCTATATCCCAATCATCCTCATGGGTTCAGGTTATGGTCGCTTGCTTGGCATTGCCATGAGACCTTATACAAAAATTGATCAGGAGTTGTTTGCTGTTCTTGGAGCAGCTTCCCTTATGGCTGGTTCAATGAGAATGACAGTTACTGTTTGTGTCATATTTCTTGAGCTGACAAACAATCTACTTCTTCTGCCGATAACAATGCTTGTCCTTCTAATTGCTAAAAGTGTGGCAGACTGCTTCAACCCAAGTATCTATGAAATAATTTTGGAACTAAAAGGTCTACCTTTCTTGGAAGCATCTCCTGAGGCATGGATGAGGAATATCACAGTTGGTGAGCTTGCTGATGTAAAGCCACCAGTAGTTACACTTGAGGGAATTGAGAAAGTGAGACGAATCGTAGAGGTTCTAAAATACACCACACACAATGGATTCCCTGTTGTAGATGGAGTGATACCCGAGTTACATGGACTTGTCTTAAGAACTCACCTTCTTTTGGTGCTCAAGAAGAAGTGGTTCTTGAATGAGAGAAGGAGAACAGAAGATTGGGAAGTAGAGGAGAAATTCACATGGATTGATCTAGCAGAAAGGTGGGGTAAAATTGAAGATATTGCAGTTACAAAGGATGAAATGGAAATGTATGTTGATTTGCATCCTTTGATCAACACAACCCCTCATACAGTGGTGGAAAGCCTGTCAGTAGCAAAGGCAATGGTGGCTTTCAGGCAAGTCGGGCTTCGACACATGATCATCGTGCCCAAATACCAAGCAGCAGGG GTATTTCCAGTGGTCGGAATCTTGACCAGACAAGACCTAAGGGCCTGCAACATTTTGAATGTCTTCCCCCATCTGGCAaagtctaagagtatcaaaAAGGGGAACTAA
- the LOC125849019 gene encoding triacylglycerol lipase 2-like: MLHRLFMIVVGIVTPLLISVFASYPAFGSKGVLGFVAEINVAAPSDMCATFVIIHGYKCHEYEVTTDDGYILSVQRIPQGRVGGSGHNRQPVLLQHGILVDGATWVMNSAEQSLAMILADSGFDVWIANTRGTRYSLRHLNLHSYNPDYWNWSWDDLVVHDLPTFVNLVYEQTGHKAHYVGHSLGTLIALASFSEGRQIDKIKSAALLSPIAYLSHMTTALGVVTARSFLGEITTIFGLAEFNPTSAPVSIFVKALCAQRGINCYDFLTALTGKNCCLNASTVDLFLKNEPQPTSTRNFVHLAQTVRDGILRKYDYGSFINNLAHYGEVKPPQYNLANIPRDLPLFLSYGGQDALSSTKDVETLLDHLKNHDVGKLHVQYVKDFAHADFILGTTAKDIVFNQIVTFFSNQH, translated from the exons TATTCATGATTGTTGTAGGCATTGTGACGCCATTACTAATTTCAGTGTTTGCGAGTTATCCAGCATTTGGGTCGAAAGGTGTTCTTGGATTTGTTGCTGAGATTAATGTTGCAGCACCTAGTGACATGTGCGCCACCTTTGTGATTATTCATGGTTATAAGTGCCACGAATATGAG GTGACTACTGATGATGGATACATACTGAGTGTGCAAAGAATTCCGCAAGGACGAGTAGGTGGTAGCGGCCACAACAGGCAGCCAGTTTTATTGCAACATGGAATACTGGTG GACGGAGCAACGTGGGTGATGAATTCAGCAGAACAATCACTTGCAATGATTTTAGCAGACAGTGGCTTTGATGTTTGGATTGCCAACACCAGAGGAACAAGATACAGCCTTCGTCATCTCAATCTTCATTCTTATAATCCT GACTACTGGAATTGGTCATGGGATGATCTTGTAGTCCATGACTTACCCACTTTCGTTAACCTTGTGTATGAACAAACTGGACACAAAGCTCACTACGTTGGCCATTCATTG GGAACTTTGATAGCTTTGGCATCATTTTCAGAAGGAAGACAAATAGACAAGATAAAATCAGCAGCTTTGCTAAGCCCAATTGCTTATTTGAGCCATATGACTACTGCACTTGGTGTCGTTACTGCTAGATCCTTTCTTGGCGAG ATCACTACTATATTTGGTCTTGCAGAATTTAATCCAACAAG TGCGCCTGTGTCTATTTTTGTCAAGGCGTTGTGTGCACAGCGTGGGATTAATTGTTATGACTTCCTCACTGCACTTACCG GGAAGAACTGTTGTCTAAACGCCTCCACGGTCGATTTGTTCTTGAAGAATGAGCCTCAACCCACATCGACTAGGAACTTTGTGCATTTAGCTCAAA CTGTTAGAGATGGAATCCTTAGGAAATACGACTATGGGAGCTTTATCAACAATTTGGCACATTATGGTGAAGTTAAACCTCCACAGTATAATTTAGCAAATATTCCTCGAGACCTACCCCTGTTTCTGAGCTATGGAGGCCAAGATGCACTTTCTAGTACAAAAGATGTGGAGACATTACTGGATCACCTCAAAAACCACGATGTGGGAAAGTTACATGTTCAATATGTCAAGGATTTTGCTCATGCTGATTTCATACTAGGAACTACTGCTAAGGATATTGTCTTTAACCAGATTGTAACCTTCTTTAGCAACCAACACTAA
- the LOC125849022 gene encoding mavicyanin, producing the protein MVVVRKSLLIFVIVTVMIQKNAMAAQHVVGGSQGWDESADFKSWASGQTFKVGDTLVFRYNPGLHSVVELEGDSSYKSCDISSTVNSMSAGNDVVKLNKPGTRYFACGTAGHCDQGMKLKIKTVTGSAPSNQADSSTPSSSSAASHCFSTTFFTFVAAILTVQMALVFLL; encoded by the exons ATGGTGGTAGTACGCAAATCTTTGTTGATATTTGTTATTGTGACGGTAATGATCCAGAAAAATGCAATGGCGGCTCAACACGTTGTTGGTGGAAGCCAAGGATGGGATGAATCCGCTGATTTCAAATCCTGGGCTTCTGGTCAGACATTCAAAGTTGGAGATACACTAG TTTTTAGGTACAATCCAGGCCTTCACAGTGTTGTAGAACTTGAGGGTGATAGCTCATACAAGAGTTGTGATATAAGTAGTACAGTGAACTCGATGAGTGCGGGTAACGATGTGGTTAAACTAAACAAGCCAGGGACTAGATACTTTGCTTGTGGAACAGCAGGTCATTGTGACCAGGGCATGAAGCTTAAGATTAAAACTGTTACTGGAAGTGCACCTTCTAATCAGGCAGATTCTTCCACGCCTAGCTCTTCTTCTGCAGCTTCTCATTGTTTTTCTACCACATTTTTCACTTTCGTTGCTGCAATTTTGACTGTACAAATGGCCCTAGTGTTCCTGTTATAA